In one Lycium barbarum isolate Lr01 chromosome 7, ASM1917538v2, whole genome shotgun sequence genomic region, the following are encoded:
- the LOC132603748 gene encoding protein NODULATION SIGNALING PATHWAY 1-like, translated as MTIDEPEPYPTSDPISEWLAGPLSYIQSFLDEPHSLDDFFEPYNLDDFFEDSWWAPSKNINQEIHVNNDNNNNSLTPFDTSFFVTTASTIPLEPIISSHLPPLESSKKRKGNDSDYNPKVSRKNQNGQVKNADDGEVIVDKRVQPKKSGHKKATHKSTGNKGNNRDGRWAEQLLNPCAAAITAGNLNRVQHLLYVLHELSSLNGDANHRLAARGLQALTHHLSIPCSISTSSASSGVTTFASTNPKFFKNSLINFNDISPWFRIPNSIANSSILQILGKQDSSRNLHILDIGVSHGIQWPTLLEELTHRSGGPPPLVRLTVITPTIEDAQLRNSPFLVGPGGYNFSVHLLAFAKAININLQINRLENYPLQNLDSQVINSFSDEILVICAQFRLHNLKHNNPDERTELLRTLKSLKPKGVILSENNMDCSCNSCGDFTTGFSRRLEYLWKFLESTSVAYKGRESEGRRMMEGEAAKALTNMGEMNERKEKWCERMRTVGFKWELFGDEAIDRARALLKKYDSNWEMRVDEKDGCVGLWWKGEPVSFCSLWKDRSQNMRCTRKSNE; from the coding sequence ATGACCATTGATGAACCAGAGCCTTATCCTACTTCTGATCCCATCTCAGAGTGGTTGGCTGGTCCCTTATCATATATTCAGTCGTTCCTCGACGAACCGCATAGCCTCGATGATTTTTTCGAGCCGTATAACCTCGATGATTTTTTCGAGGACTCGTGGTGGGCTCCTAGTAAAAATATAAACCAAGAAATACACGtaaacaacgacaacaacaataacagTTTAACGCCCTTTGACACTAGCTTCTTTGTCACAACTGCGAGCACTATCCCTTTGGAGCCTATCATTTCAAGTCACCTTCCGCCattggagtcatccaagaaaagGAAAGGGAATGATTCTGATTACAATCCCAAGGTGTCGCGGAAGAATCAGAACGGTCAGGTCAAGAATGCAGATGATGGGGAAGTTATTGTGGACAAACGGGTGCAACCCAAAAAATCAGGACACAAGAAAGCAACACACAAGTCAACAGGAAATAAGGGTAACAACAGAGATGGAAGATGGGCAGAGCAGTTACTCAACCCTTGTGCTGCTGCCATCACTGCTGGAAATTTGAACCGTGTGCAGCATTTGTTGTACGTTCTGCACGAGCTTTCCTCACTAAATGGAGATGCTAACCATCGGTTGGCTGCTCGTGGGCTCCAGGCGCTGACACATCATCTTTCTATTCCATGCTCAATTTCAACATCTTCTGCTTCTTCTGGTGTTACTACTTTTGCTTCAACAAATCCAAAGTTCTTCAAGAACTCACTGATCAACTTCAATGACATCAGTCCCTGGTTCCGCATACCCAATAGCATTGCCAACTCCTCAATACTCCAAATTCTTGGGAAACAGGATTCATCCCGGAACCTGCACATTCTTGATATTGGAGTCTCTCATGGTATTCAATGGCCAACGTTGCTTGAGGAGTTGACCCATCGATCAGGCGGGCCGCCACCATTGGTTCGTCTGACAGTTATAACACCTACCATAGAAGACGCTCAACTAAGAAATAGTCCATTTTTAGTTGGCCCAGGTGGTTACAACTTTTCAGTGCATCTCCTTGCCTTTGCCAAGGCGATTAACATCAATCTACAAATCAACAGACTGGAGAATTACCCACTTCAGAATCTTGATTCCCAAGTGATAAATTCATTCTCAGATGAAATCTTGGTTATTTGTGCCCAGTTCAGGCTCCATAACTTGAAACACAACAATCCAGACGAGAGGACAGAGTTGTTGAGAACACTGAAAAGCTTAAAGCCAAAAGGAGTGATTTTGAGTGAGAACAATATGGATTGCAGCTGCAACAGTTGCGGGGACTTTACAACAGGATTCTCAAGGCGACTGGAGTACTTGTGGAAATTCTTAGAATCCACCAGTGTAGCTTACAAAGGACGTGAGAGCGAGGGAAGGAGGATGATGGAAGGTGAGGCAGCCAAGGCTTTGACAAACATGGGAGAGATGAATGAGAGAAAGGAGAAATGGTGTGAAAGAATGAGGACTGTTGGTTTCAAATGGGAGTTGTTCGGAGACGAAGCCATTGATAGAGCTCGTGCATTGTTGAAGAAGTATGACAGCAACTGGGAGATGAGAGTGGATGAGAAGGATGGCTGTGTGGGTCTGTGGTGGAAAGGAGAACCTGTTTCATTTTGTTCATTATGGAAAGATAGATCCCAAAACATGAGATGCACAAGGAAAAGTAATGAATGA
- the LOC132603749 gene encoding E3 ubiquitin-protein ligase SPL2 isoform X2, translating into MSIQDQAAVLSQIAMAADGALVGLALAYVAVRSILKFKANSSSLHKIENAPSLSVSDLRSLLSSDTSSQSDGGKVVIVRGIVEAKSVVEGNWKSLRANVVSAHNSAEKGVILQRTQTCIYNEWRGFFWWTGDLHSIFPRFRKDQESSSLRMVPFVLVEAGRWPQPEYVNVNMDGSTHPLPLVTVYHHLQPVNATPLTFLQALFGHHYPVGVLDEEKILPLGKDVTAVGVCSSKDEIFEIKSCKDLPYFLSDMTKDQMLVDLAFKTRVLLWSGVVLGSVAVGVLGYAVVRNWNRWKQWRHQRQAQQQRDSASNDADSQVSADEETEDVPDGQLCVICLMRRRRSAFVPCGHLVCCQRCALSVERDLAPKCPLCRQHAVKTALDG; encoded by the exons ATGTCAATACAAGACCAAGCGGCCGTACTTTCACAAATAGCTATGGCGGCTGACGGCGCACTTGTCGGCTTAGCCCTAGCTTACGTGGCAGTACGGAGTATTCTCAAATTCAAAGCCAACTCTTCATCTCTTCACAAAATCGAAAACGCGCCATCGCTAAGTGTATCGGATCTCCGTTCATTACTTTCATCTGATACTTCAAGTCAATCCGACGGTGGTAAGGTTGTGATCGTACGTGGTATTGTAGAGGCGAAATCTGTTGTTGAGGGTAATTGGAAGAGCTTGAGAGCTAATGTTGTTTCTGCTCATAATTCTGCTGAAAAAGGCGTTATATTACAAAGGACTCAAACT TGTATCTATAATGAGTGGAGAGGCTTCTTTTGGTGGACTGGTGATCTACATTCAATATTTCCAAGATTCCGGAAGGACCAAGAGTCTTCTTCTTTGAGAATG GTTCCTTTTGTTCTTGTTGAAGCTGGGAGGTGGCCACAACCTGAATATGTTAATGTAAACATGGATGGCTCGACGCATCCCCTACCTCTTGTGACAGTTTATCACCACTTGCAGCCTGTAAATGCTACTCCGCTCACTTTCCTCCAAGCGCTCTTTGGTCATCACTATCCT GTTGGAGTATTGGATGAAGAAAAAATTCTGCCACTCGGAAAAGATGTAACCGCTGTTGGTGTTTGCAGCTCAAAAGATGAGATTTTTGAGATAAAATCGTGCAAGGACCTGCCCTATTTCTT GTCTGACATGACCAAGGATCAAATGCTGGTTGATCTTGCCTTCAAAACAAGAGTTTTGCTGTGGAGTGGAGTTGTGCTTGGTTCAGTTGCAGTTGGTGTCCTTGGCTATGCTGTTGTGAG GAACTGGAATCGATGGAAGCAGTGGAGACACCAGCGGCAGGCCCAGCAACAACGGGATTCTGCAAGCAATGACGCTGATTCGCAGGTCAGTGCTGATGAGGAAACTGAAGATGTTCCCGATGGTCAGTTGTGTGTGATTTGCCTCATGAGGAGGAGGCGTTCAGCATTCGTTCCGTGTGGACATCTGGTATGTTGCCAGCGCTGTGCCTTGTCAGTTGAACGTGATTTAGCACCCAAGTGTCCTTTATGTAGGCAG CATGCAGTGAAAACCGCATTAGATGGTTAA
- the LOC132603749 gene encoding E3 ubiquitin-protein ligase SPL2 isoform X1, with translation MSIQDQAAVLSQIAMAADGALVGLALAYVAVRSILKFKANSSSLHKIENAPSLSVSDLRSLLSSDTSSQSDGGKVVIVRGIVEAKSVVEGNWKSLRANVVSAHNSAEKGVILQRTQTCIYNEWRGFFWWTGDLHSIFPRFRKDQESSSLRMVPFVLVEAGRWPQPEYVNVNMDGSTHPLPLVTVYHHLQPVNATPLTFLQALFGHHYPVGVLDEEKILPLGKDVTAVGVCSSKDEIFEIKSCKDLPYFLSDMTKDQMLVDLAFKTRVLLWSGVVLGSVAVGVLGYAVVRNWNRWKQWRHQRQAQQQRDSASNDADSQVSADEETEDVPDGQLCVICLMRRRRSAFVPCGHLVCCQRCALSVERDLAPKCPLCRQVIRSSVRIYDS, from the exons ATGTCAATACAAGACCAAGCGGCCGTACTTTCACAAATAGCTATGGCGGCTGACGGCGCACTTGTCGGCTTAGCCCTAGCTTACGTGGCAGTACGGAGTATTCTCAAATTCAAAGCCAACTCTTCATCTCTTCACAAAATCGAAAACGCGCCATCGCTAAGTGTATCGGATCTCCGTTCATTACTTTCATCTGATACTTCAAGTCAATCCGACGGTGGTAAGGTTGTGATCGTACGTGGTATTGTAGAGGCGAAATCTGTTGTTGAGGGTAATTGGAAGAGCTTGAGAGCTAATGTTGTTTCTGCTCATAATTCTGCTGAAAAAGGCGTTATATTACAAAGGACTCAAACT TGTATCTATAATGAGTGGAGAGGCTTCTTTTGGTGGACTGGTGATCTACATTCAATATTTCCAAGATTCCGGAAGGACCAAGAGTCTTCTTCTTTGAGAATG GTTCCTTTTGTTCTTGTTGAAGCTGGGAGGTGGCCACAACCTGAATATGTTAATGTAAACATGGATGGCTCGACGCATCCCCTACCTCTTGTGACAGTTTATCACCACTTGCAGCCTGTAAATGCTACTCCGCTCACTTTCCTCCAAGCGCTCTTTGGTCATCACTATCCT GTTGGAGTATTGGATGAAGAAAAAATTCTGCCACTCGGAAAAGATGTAACCGCTGTTGGTGTTTGCAGCTCAAAAGATGAGATTTTTGAGATAAAATCGTGCAAGGACCTGCCCTATTTCTT GTCTGACATGACCAAGGATCAAATGCTGGTTGATCTTGCCTTCAAAACAAGAGTTTTGCTGTGGAGTGGAGTTGTGCTTGGTTCAGTTGCAGTTGGTGTCCTTGGCTATGCTGTTGTGAG GAACTGGAATCGATGGAAGCAGTGGAGACACCAGCGGCAGGCCCAGCAACAACGGGATTCTGCAAGCAATGACGCTGATTCGCAGGTCAGTGCTGATGAGGAAACTGAAGATGTTCCCGATGGTCAGTTGTGTGTGATTTGCCTCATGAGGAGGAGGCGTTCAGCATTCGTTCCGTGTGGACATCTGGTATGTTGCCAGCGCTGTGCCTTGTCAGTTGAACGTGATTTAGCACCCAAGTGTCCTTTATGTAGGCAGGTAATTCGTAGTTCTGTAAGGATATATGATTCTTGA